A window of Ignicoccus hospitalis KIN4/I contains these coding sequences:
- a CDS encoding fibrillarin-like rRNA/tRNA 2'-O-methyltransferase, whose translation MPIEVVNVYEHPQYKNVYVVELEDGSVRLATKNLTPGHRVYGEKLFQWQGEEYREWNVQRSKLAAALVKGLEELPIKPGDSILYLGAATGTTPSHISDIIGEEGRLYGVEFAPRVMREFVNLAEIRKNIFPILGDARKPREYRHLAELVDGLYADVAQPNQAEIVADNADFFLKDGGYMLMAIKARSVDVTKSPEEVFKREIGVLKSRGFEILDIVHLDPFDKDHAMIYARFHKKSSEG comes from the coding sequence ATGCCAATAGAGGTCGTTAACGTTTACGAACACCCTCAATACAAGAATGTGTACGTCGTAGAGCTGGAGGATGGCAGCGTGCGCTTGGCGACTAAGAACTTGACGCCCGGGCACAGAGTCTACGGCGAGAAGCTCTTCCAGTGGCAAGGCGAGGAGTACCGCGAGTGGAACGTCCAGCGTTCAAAGTTAGCAGCCGCTTTGGTCAAGGGATTGGAAGAGCTTCCGATAAAGCCCGGCGACTCCATACTCTACCTAGGGGCCGCGACCGGAACTACTCCCAGCCACATCTCCGACATTATAGGTGAAGAGGGAAGGCTCTACGGCGTAGAGTTCGCTCCTAGAGTTATGAGGGAGTTCGTAAACTTGGCCGAAATAAGGAAGAACATCTTCCCCATACTGGGCGACGCGAGGAAGCCGCGCGAGTACCGTCACTTGGCGGAGCTGGTCGACGGCCTGTACGCGGACGTGGCCCAGCCCAACCAAGCGGAGATAGTCGCCGATAACGCGGACTTCTTCCTAAAGGATGGAGGCTACATGTTAATGGCAATAAAGGCCAGAAGCGTTGACGTCACCAAGAGCCCGGAGGAGGTGTTCAAGAGGGAGATAGGAGTGCTGAAGTCCAGGGGCTTCGAGATCCTAGACATAGTGCACTTAGACCCCTTCGACAAAGACCACGCAATGATATACGCGAGGTTCCATAAGAAGTCGAGCGAAGGGTGA